A single genomic interval of Mycobacteriales bacterium harbors:
- a CDS encoding DoxX family protein yields the protein MYASFHGVDYAALILRFTLGIPMLAHGYNHMFGGGKLEGTGRWFESLGMRPGWLHARFATYTELGVAPLLFLGLLTPLAAAGVIGVMLVALITNHLKNGYFIFRPGEGYEYVLFITMAAFALCALGGGKFSLDNAFDLGSWMYGGKGLLISLLGVVGALGLLAVFWRPAKPSDAS from the coding sequence ATGTACGCCTCGTTCCATGGCGTCGACTACGCCGCGCTGATCCTGCGCTTCACGTTGGGCATCCCGATGTTGGCCCACGGCTACAACCACATGTTCGGCGGCGGCAAGCTCGAAGGCACCGGGCGCTGGTTCGAGTCGCTCGGGATGAGGCCGGGGTGGCTGCATGCCCGGTTCGCCACCTACACCGAGCTCGGCGTGGCGCCGCTGCTGTTCCTCGGGTTGCTGACGCCGCTCGCCGCAGCCGGCGTGATCGGCGTGATGCTCGTCGCGCTCATCACCAACCACCTCAAGAACGGCTACTTCATCTTCCGGCCGGGCGAGGGTTACGAGTACGTCCTGTTCATCACGATGGCTGCGTTCGCGCTCTGCGCTCTCGGCGGCGGCAAGTTCTCCCTCGACAACGCCTTCGACCTCGGCAGCTGGATGTACGGCGGCAAGGGCCTGCTGATCTCGCTGCTGGGCGTGGTCGGCGCGCTCGGCCTGCTCGCCGTCTTCTGGCGTCCCGCCAAGCCCTCGGATGCGTCTTGA
- a CDS encoding LLM class flavin-dependent oxidoreductase: MEFGLFIQNYVPNSRREVDPDAEHHAIFEDLEAVIAADAAGFKFVWLTEHHFLDEYSHLSANDVVAGYLAAKTERIHIGGGIFNPLPAVNHPAKLAERINYIDQISHGRVEFGTGRGAGSHEILGFLDHLGVTDTNQTKEIWEDVIREFPKMFTQDTYEGYKGKYWSLPPRKILPRPYGKAHAPMWYAAGNPPSYEMAGRMGLGVLGFSLDRWDKVEKLRKSYKDGIANAEPIGSFVNDNIMSCIAAYVAEDKETAFQSYVDSKPNYLVSNVYRYHDTFPAPEWVPPWPQTLPEPTLETAELASEFGGIVMGDPDMALAQCKRWEEAGIDQLVFGIGPAKIEDTLRTIKLLGEHVIPKIDTDPVVSTTRYRESAG, translated from the coding sequence ATGGAGTTCGGCCTTTTCATCCAGAACTACGTGCCCAACAGCCGTCGTGAGGTCGATCCCGACGCCGAGCACCACGCGATCTTCGAAGACCTCGAGGCGGTCATCGCCGCCGACGCGGCGGGCTTCAAGTTCGTCTGGCTGACCGAGCACCACTTCCTCGACGAGTACTCCCACCTGTCCGCCAACGACGTCGTCGCCGGCTACCTCGCCGCGAAGACCGAGCGGATCCACATCGGCGGCGGCATCTTCAACCCGCTGCCCGCGGTCAACCACCCGGCCAAGCTCGCCGAGCGGATCAACTACATCGACCAGATCAGCCACGGGCGTGTGGAGTTCGGCACGGGCCGCGGTGCCGGAAGCCACGAGATCCTCGGCTTCCTCGACCACCTCGGGGTCACCGACACCAACCAGACGAAGGAGATCTGGGAGGACGTCATCCGGGAGTTCCCGAAGATGTTCACCCAGGACACCTACGAGGGTTACAAGGGCAAGTACTGGTCGCTGCCGCCGCGCAAGATCCTGCCGCGTCCGTACGGCAAGGCGCACGCCCCGATGTGGTACGCCGCAGGCAACCCGCCGTCGTACGAGATGGCCGGTCGCATGGGACTCGGCGTGCTCGGTTTCTCCCTCGACCGCTGGGACAAGGTCGAGAAGCTGCGCAAGTCCTACAAGGACGGCATCGCCAACGCCGAGCCGATCGGCTCGTTCGTCAACGACAACATCATGTCGTGCATCGCGGCCTACGTCGCGGAGGACAAGGAGACCGCGTTCCAGTCCTACGTCGACTCCAAGCCGAACTACCTCGTCTCCAACGTCTACCGCTACCACGACACCTTCCCCGCTCCCGAGTGGGTTCCGCCGTGGCCGCAGACGCTGCCCGAGCCGACGCTCGAGACCGCCGAGCTGGCATCGGAGTTCGGCGGAATCGTGATGGGCGACCCCGACATGGCGCTCGCGCAATGCAAGCGCTGGGAAGAGGCCGGCATCGACCAGCTCGTGTTCGGCATCGGCCCGGCGAAGATCGAGGACACGCTGCGCACCATCAAGCTGCTCGGCGAGCACGTGATCCCGAAGATCGACACCGACCCGGTCGTGTCGACCACCCGCTACCGCGAGAGCGCCGGCTGA
- a CDS encoding CoA transferase gives MTAPLAGMRVVECSMLGPAAITSALVDLGAEVIKVEPAAGDYIRQMTWPIVEGVSLMHLHLNRGKKSITLDLRSDEGKAVFRDLTESADLVVEAMRPGALERLGIGPSDLRGRNPKLVFASISGYGATGPYKDYPSHGIAYDTWAGIVTPAVDDEDFTYIPEHVSIGIFAAPLYGALAILAAVIRARATGEGAELELAQSDCAAAFDWYRSETWRAYERPESEVTGNPSDNYERRAPGTAGMAEGVRYQIYASADGHVLFMASEQAFWKNFCVGVGREDLFEKWPGSKYADHARGNRELQAELRTIFASRTSAEWLEFGGRVNTPIAPVNTPQTLADDPQFVDRLGWIPAERLGADQLGFPVRFVGETLPVPEKAPTNGQHTSDVLRSVCGYDEARIDALRSAGVLGE, from the coding sequence ATGACTGCGCCACTTGCGGGGATGCGTGTCGTGGAGTGCTCGATGCTCGGGCCGGCCGCGATCACCAGTGCGCTGGTCGACCTCGGTGCCGAGGTGATCAAGGTCGAGCCGGCCGCCGGCGACTACATCCGTCAGATGACCTGGCCGATCGTCGAGGGCGTCTCGCTGATGCATCTGCACCTCAACCGCGGCAAGAAGAGCATCACCCTCGACCTGCGCAGTGACGAGGGCAAGGCGGTCTTCCGCGATCTGACCGAATCCGCCGACCTCGTCGTCGAAGCGATGCGTCCCGGAGCGCTCGAGCGACTGGGCATCGGGCCGAGCGACCTGCGTGGCCGCAACCCGAAGCTGGTCTTCGCGAGCATCTCCGGGTACGGCGCGACCGGCCCGTACAAGGACTATCCGAGCCACGGCATCGCCTACGACACATGGGCGGGGATCGTCACGCCTGCCGTGGACGACGAGGACTTCACCTACATCCCGGAGCACGTCAGCATCGGCATCTTCGCGGCTCCGCTCTACGGCGCACTCGCGATCCTCGCCGCGGTGATCCGGGCGCGGGCGACCGGTGAAGGTGCCGAGCTCGAGCTCGCGCAGTCCGACTGCGCCGCGGCCTTCGACTGGTACCGCAGTGAGACGTGGCGCGCCTACGAGAGGCCGGAGTCCGAGGTCACCGGCAACCCGAGTGACAACTACGAGCGGCGTGCCCCCGGCACCGCGGGCATGGCCGAGGGCGTGCGTTACCAGATCTACGCCAGCGCCGACGGGCACGTGCTGTTCATGGCGAGCGAGCAGGCGTTCTGGAAGAACTTCTGCGTGGGCGTGGGGCGCGAAGACCTGTTCGAGAAATGGCCGGGCTCGAAGTACGCCGACCACGCGCGCGGCAACCGGGAGCTGCAGGCGGAGCTTCGCACGATCTTCGCGAGCAGGACCTCGGCCGAGTGGCTGGAGTTCGGCGGGCGGGTCAACACCCCGATCGCCCCGGTCAACACCCCGCAGACCCTCGCCGACGATCCGCAGTTCGTCGACCGGCTCGGCTGGATTCCTGCCGAACGGCTCGGCGCGGACCAGCTCGGCTTCCCGGTCCGGTTCGTAGGCGAGACTTTGCCTGTGCCGGAGAAGGCGCCGACCAACGGCCAGCACACCAGCGACGTGCTGCGCTCGGTGTGCGGCTACGACGAAGCGCGGATCGACGCCCTGCGGTCCGCCGGCGTCCTGGGTGAGTAG
- a CDS encoding FadD3 family acyl-CoA ligase: MSGVPPTIPRLVETAAAAYGDSEAVVDGERRVTFAELAELVHAAAGECIRLGVEPGDRVGIWAPNTLEWIVAGLGALAAGGVLVPLNTRYKGEEAAWILDRSAAKLCFVSPPFLGNDYPAMLSGWGGQAVVLGPALWEGGPTHDVSSRMGGVYPDHTGDLIFTSGTTGKPKGVVTTHAQTLQVFDTWARIVGLRTGDRYLVVNPFFHTFGYKAGIIACLLRGATIVPQPVFDVPAVLDLIERERITVLPGPPTLHQSILDAPDRATRDLSSLRLVVTGAAAVPVVLVERLRDELAVETVLTAYGLTEATGTVTMCRQGDDPETIATTSGRAIPDTEVRIVDPEGNELPTGEPGEVVVRGYNVMKGYYEDDAATAEAIDADGWLHTGDIAVMDEAGNVRITDRLKDMYVVGGFNAYPAEVEQFIARYDGVAEVAVVGIPDERLGEVGIAFVVERPGADVDPDALVAWCREHMANFKAPRSVTVVESLPRNASGKVLKYELRDFALNEMTSMGEAAE, translated from the coding sequence GTGAGCGGCGTACCGCCGACGATTCCGCGCCTGGTCGAGACCGCCGCGGCGGCGTACGGCGACTCGGAGGCCGTGGTCGACGGCGAGCGACGGGTCACCTTCGCCGAGCTCGCCGAGCTCGTGCACGCCGCCGCGGGGGAGTGCATCCGGCTCGGCGTCGAACCGGGCGACCGGGTCGGCATCTGGGCGCCGAACACGCTCGAGTGGATCGTGGCCGGACTCGGCGCGTTGGCCGCCGGAGGCGTGCTCGTCCCGCTCAACACCCGCTACAAGGGCGAGGAGGCCGCGTGGATCCTCGACCGCAGCGCGGCGAAGCTCTGTTTCGTCTCGCCGCCCTTCCTCGGCAACGACTACCCGGCGATGCTGTCCGGCTGGGGCGGCCAGGCCGTCGTACTCGGCCCGGCTCTGTGGGAAGGCGGGCCCACCCACGACGTGTCGTCCCGGATGGGTGGGGTCTACCCGGACCACACCGGCGACCTGATCTTCACGTCGGGCACCACGGGCAAGCCGAAGGGCGTGGTGACGACGCACGCCCAGACGCTTCAGGTGTTCGACACCTGGGCCCGCATCGTCGGGCTTCGCACCGGCGACCGCTATCTCGTCGTCAACCCGTTCTTCCACACGTTCGGCTACAAGGCCGGCATCATCGCGTGCCTGCTGCGCGGCGCGACGATCGTGCCGCAACCGGTGTTCGACGTACCGGCGGTGCTCGACCTGATCGAACGCGAACGGATCACCGTACTGCCGGGGCCGCCGACGTTGCACCAGTCGATCCTCGACGCACCCGACCGGGCGACGCGCGACCTCTCCTCGCTGCGCCTGGTGGTCACCGGCGCCGCCGCCGTGCCGGTGGTGCTCGTCGAGCGGTTGCGTGACGAGCTTGCGGTCGAGACCGTTCTGACCGCCTACGGCCTCACCGAGGCGACCGGCACGGTGACGATGTGCCGCCAGGGCGACGACCCCGAGACGATCGCGACCACCTCTGGCCGGGCCATCCCCGACACCGAGGTGCGCATCGTGGACCCGGAGGGCAACGAGCTGCCGACGGGCGAGCCGGGCGAGGTCGTGGTCCGCGGCTACAACGTGATGAAGGGCTACTACGAGGACGATGCGGCGACGGCCGAGGCGATCGACGCCGACGGCTGGCTGCACACCGGCGACATCGCGGTCATGGACGAGGCCGGCAACGTCCGGATCACCGACCGGCTCAAGGACATGTACGTCGTCGGCGGTTTCAACGCCTACCCCGCGGAGGTCGAGCAGTTCATCGCCCGGTACGACGGGGTGGCGGAGGTAGCGGTCGTCGGCATCCCGGACGAGCGGCTCGGCGAGGTGGGGATCGCGTTCGTCGTCGAGCGCCCGGGCGCCGACGTCGACCCCGACGCGCTCGTCGCGTGGTGCCGGGAGCACATGGCCAACTTCAAGGCACCGCGTAGCGTCACGGTCGTGGAATCGCTGCCGCGCAACGCCTCGGGCAAGGTGCTGAAGTACGAGCTGCGTGACTTTGCCCTGAACGAGATGACCAGCATGGGTGAAGCCGCCGAATGA
- a CDS encoding flavin reductase — protein MTNPTEASPIDPKHFRRVLGHFPTGVAVVTGLDAEGKPGGLAIGSFSSVSLDPPLVAFMPDKNSSTWPRIRDHGHFCVNILGSDQESVCRTFAVSGGDKFADLSWKPASSGCPMLDGSLAWIDCDLEVVHEAGDHYIVIGRVRELDVVGNTLPLVFFQGGYGRFSSLSLAAWESDLALQMRSADLARPYMERLAQELEVECVASAIVGADMVLLARAGQLESSFSLPTAVGQRIPFEPPVGTAFVAWAPPSAQQVWLDRLHRNAPPGSVEILKRTLAEVRAAGYSIGRGHRWHSEAAQVMSRPDPTLHAEETSEQLHQLIGLLPPDYESPVADPGDERTVSTPVFGPGGAVVMVLSAVLTGSVRMSDGDSPLSDLHFTVARLRAAAAAVTEALHGAAPEGV, from the coding sequence ATGACGAACCCGACCGAGGCCTCGCCGATAGACCCGAAGCACTTCCGCCGCGTGCTCGGGCACTTCCCGACCGGCGTTGCGGTCGTCACCGGTCTGGACGCCGAGGGCAAGCCGGGCGGGCTGGCCATTGGGTCGTTCAGCTCGGTGTCGCTCGACCCGCCGCTCGTCGCCTTCATGCCGGACAAGAACTCCAGCACCTGGCCGCGGATCCGCGACCACGGCCACTTCTGCGTCAACATCCTCGGCTCGGACCAGGAGTCGGTCTGCCGGACGTTCGCGGTCAGCGGTGGCGACAAGTTCGCCGACCTGTCCTGGAAGCCGGCGAGCTCCGGGTGTCCGATGCTCGACGGCAGCCTCGCCTGGATCGACTGTGACCTCGAGGTGGTGCACGAGGCCGGCGACCACTACATCGTGATCGGCCGGGTGCGTGAGCTCGACGTCGTCGGCAACACCTTGCCGCTGGTGTTCTTCCAGGGCGGATACGGACGCTTCTCGTCGCTGTCGCTCGCTGCCTGGGAGTCAGACCTCGCGTTGCAGATGCGGTCGGCCGACCTTGCCCGCCCCTACATGGAGCGGCTGGCCCAAGAACTCGAGGTGGAGTGCGTCGCCAGCGCCATCGTCGGCGCCGACATGGTGCTGCTGGCTCGCGCCGGCCAGCTCGAGTCCAGCTTCTCGCTGCCCACGGCGGTCGGCCAGCGGATCCCGTTCGAGCCACCGGTGGGGACCGCGTTCGTCGCGTGGGCGCCTCCGTCGGCGCAGCAGGTGTGGCTCGACCGGCTGCACCGCAACGCCCCGCCCGGGAGTGTCGAGATCCTGAAGCGGACGCTGGCGGAGGTGCGCGCGGCCGGCTACTCCATCGGGCGCGGGCACCGCTGGCACTCCGAGGCGGCACAGGTCATGTCCCGGCCGGACCCGACGCTGCATGCCGAGGAGACCAGCGAGCAGCTCCACCAGCTGATCGGGCTGCTGCCGCCGGACTACGAGTCGCCGGTCGCCGACCCCGGTGACGAGCGCACCGTGTCGACTCCGGTGTTCGGGCCGGGCGGCGCCGTCGTGATGGTGCTCTCCGCCGTACTCACCGGCTCGGTCCGGATGAGCGACGGCGACTCGCCGCTGTCGGACCTGCACTTCACCGTCGCGCGGCTGCGTGCCGCCGCCGCTGCCGTCACCGAGGCGCTGCACGGCGCCGCACCCGAGGGGGTCTGA